The sequence TGCGCATCCCCGACAACCAGGTGATCGTCGAGCGCAAGGCCGATCCGGGCACCGGCAGCGTGCCGGGCTGGTTCGCCCACCTGGTCAACCTCAAGGCCGAAGGCGGCGACGCCCTGATCATGCGCGGCTGGGACCAGGCCGCGCGGGTCGAGGTGGTCAGCCATCCGCAGTTCGCCCTGTCGCGGCTGTGGGACAGCGCCCTCGGCAGCCTCGGCTGGCTGCTGGCCTGCGGCGTGGTCAGCGCCCTGCTCGGCGGCTGGCTGCTGCGGGCCCAGCTGCGGCCGCTGGACCAGATGGTGCAGCAGGCACAGGCGATCACCCGCCGCGAGTTCCTCACCCTGCCGCGCGAGCCGCGCACCCCGGAACTGCGCCGGGTGGTGCAGGCGATGAACCAGATGGTCGAGAAGCTCAAGGCGCTGTTCGCCGAGGAAGCCACGCGCAGCGAGAAACTGCGCGAGGAGGCCTACCAGGACAGCCTCTCCGGCCTGGCCAACCGCCGTCTGTTCGACGCTCGCCTGGAAGCTGAGCTGACCCCCAGCGAGCAGCACCCTGGCGGCTACCTTCTGCTGCTGCGGCTCAACGACCTCGCCGGACTCAACCAGCGCCTGGGCGGCCAGCGCACCGACGCCCTGATTCGCGAAGTGGCCGGGCTGCTGCAGCGCGGCCTCGAACAGCACGGCACGCCGGACTGGCTGGCAGCACGCAGCCGCGGCGGCGAATTCACCCTGCTCGCCCCCGGCCTCGACAGCCAGGGCGCCGAGCGCCTCGCGGAAACCCTCAGCGCGCAACTGGAAAGCCTGCAGCGCACCGGCGCCAGCGACTGCAATCCGGTGGCGCACCTGGGCCTCGCGGCCTTCCAGCCGGGCGAAGCACCTGCCTCTATCCTCGGTCACGCCGACCAGGCCCTGGCCCAGGCGCAAAGCAGCGCGGAGCATCCCTGGCACCGACTGGAGCAATCCAGCGGGCAAACCACCCAGGACAGCCACGCCTGGCACCGCTGGATCGACCAGGCCCTGCAGAAGAGCCAGCTGCAGCTGTGGTTCCAGCCGGTACGCGCGTGCGCCGAGGGCGGTGGCGAATTGCACAGCAAGGTGCTGGCGCGCCTGCTCGACGAGCAAGGCCAGGCCGTGGCCGCCGGCCAGTTCCTGCCCTGGGTGGAGCGCTTCGGCTGGGCCGCGCGCTTCGACCTGGCGATGCTCGAACATGCCCTCGCCCACCTGGCCCAGCATGCCCGGCCACTGGCGCTGAGCCTGTCGGCGGCGAGCATTCGCGAACCCCAGGCCCTGCAGCGCCTGCTCGATGTGATCAAGGCCAATCCGCAACAGGCCG is a genomic window of Pseudomonas knackmussii B13 containing:
- the lapD gene encoding cyclic di-GMP receptor LapD, with amino-acid sequence MSLLKQLFLAICLFLVVAFAGSFATSLESSREQLISQLRSHAQDAATALGLSLTPHVDDPAMIELMVSSIFDSGYFASIRVVRIPDNQVIVERKADPGTGSVPGWFAHLVNLKAEGGDALIMRGWDQAARVEVVSHPQFALSRLWDSALGSLGWLLACGVVSALLGGWLLRAQLRPLDQMVQQAQAITRREFLTLPREPRTPELRRVVQAMNQMVEKLKALFAEEATRSEKLREEAYQDSLSGLANRRLFDARLEAELTPSEQHPGGYLLLLRLNDLAGLNQRLGGQRTDALIREVAGLLQRGLEQHGTPDWLAARSRGGEFTLLAPGLDSQGAERLAETLSAQLESLQRTGASDCNPVAHLGLAAFQPGEAPASILGHADQALAQAQSSAEHPWHRLEQSSGQTTQDSHAWHRWIDQALQKSQLQLWFQPVRACAEGGGELHSKVLARLLDEQGQAVAAGQFLPWVERFGWAARFDLAMLEHALAHLAQHARPLALSLSAASIREPQALQRLLDVIKANPQQAGLLTLELDERHLPPPAELERLGQAVRDTGANLGLQHFGGRFSLIGNLTRLGLAYLKLDGSYIRSIDQDDSKRVFIEAVFRATNSIDLPLIAEMVESEGELRVLREMGIHGAMGRLIGPPAPWGESTPKP